CGGGCTCCCTTTCTGTCTCAAAAACTGGCTTCGGTGGTTCCCATTTTGGTGCTTTCTCGGTTCTCTCAACTAACCCGGTCTTTATCTCCCCTTTTATCCTATGAACTACAGAGCCGGGCATTAGTTTGCCGTCTTTATAGACAATCCCGTATGGGAGGGGTTTTAGGTCTTCTAAATCTCTCTCGTCGAGTTTTAGGTCGCTCAGGCGAATCTCGATGCCCTTCGTTGCTATTGCCCTCGCCAGAAAGTTGCTAACCGCCCGGAAGGCCTTCTTCCTGAGAAAGGCGTTCCCAATCCTTCTGGCCGTTTCGAGGGCCTCCTTGAACCTCCCGTCTCTGGAAAACATATAGGCGAGGGAGCGAAGGGCTTCATCCCTTATGGTTGGCTCCTCTATGGAGGTTGCAACCTCGATGGCTCTCGGGGGATTATCCGCTATGGCCTCTGAAACCCATTTGAGTGCGTAGGAGCGCCAGTAGGGGTCTTCTATTTTCTGTGCCACTTCCCTGGCTTTTTCAACATCCCCCTCCCCGAGGAGCTGTCTGACGAGCAAAAGTCTCTCGTCCATCTCAACCCCTCAGCCCGGGGAACCATACCCTCTTCCCGGCCTTCTCTTTCTCCTCGTCCCACTCGTGGAGTATCTTAACCGCTTCACTCGCAACTAAAGCGGCTTCCCTTTCTCCAGCCTTTCCAAACTCGTTGGTAATCCTGTTGGCGAAGACCGCGCAAACGCAACCGGCCCTTAGGCCATAGATGTTGGCCAGAGTGTAAAGGGTCGCCGCCTCCATCTCAAAGTTCGTAACCCTCGCCTGTCTCAGGTCGTCGAGTATGTTCCTGGCAAAGCTCGGGAAGTAGCCGTTTAGACCCGGTCTTCCCTGGCCGAGGTAGAAGCTGTCGGTTGAAGCGGTAATGCCGAGGTGATATCTAACGCCCAGGCTTTCTGCTGCTTCAATCAAAGCCATCGTTACCTCCAGGTCGGCCACCGCAGGATATTCAACGCGGACGTACTGCTTTGAAGTTCCCTCAAGCCTCACCGCCGCTCTCGCTATAATCAAATCCCCTATCTCCATTCCCGGCTGTATCGCTCCGGTTGAGCCAACCCTGATGAAAGTATCGGCACCTATCGCGGCAAGCTCTTCAACAGCTATGGCAGTGGAAGGCCCGCCTATTCCGGTGGAGGTGACGCTTATGGGAACGCCCTTGTATTTGCCCGTGTGAGTCCTGTACTCGCGGTGGAAGGCTATCTCTTTAGCTTCGTCCCAGAGGGAGCTTATCTTTGGAACCCTCTCGGGGTCTCCTGGAAGGAGGACGTAGCGCGCAACATCACCCGGCTTGCAGGCTATGTGGTACTGGTAACCTTCCTCGGTCTGTGGCCTTTCAGCGGAGATAAACTTCTCTACCATGGCAACCACCTTTTTATGCATTCTTGCACTATAATCGACGTTAAACTAAAAAGCCTTTGGGGTTGGGAGCATGCTCCGGTGCACCCGCTGTGGGAAGACCTATCCCGAGAGCTTCCGTTTGAAATGCGACTGTGGAGGAACGTTGCTCGTTGAGAGGGAGCACTACGACTTCTTCGGGAGTCTGTTGAATTACCTGGATATGCGTCGCTACCTCAACTTTCTTCCCATTGGCGGTAACTACCTCCCTCCGGCTGTTCCTGCAATAACTCCAACTGTTCCACTTGACATCAACGGCGTCTTGGCCATTTTCAAGCTCGACTACCTCCAGCCGAGCGGTTCCTTCAAGGACAGGGGGACCTTTGTAACCGTGGGAAAGCTCATGGAGGAGGGAATCGGAGAAGTCGTTCTCGACAGTTCTGGAAACGCCGCCCTGAGCTTTGCACTTTACTCCCTGCCGGCGGGCGTAAAGGCGCATATCTTCGTCTCCTACGATGCAATGCCCGGGAAGGTTTCCCTCCTCCAGAGGCTTGGTGCCGTTCTTCACTTCGTTGATGGGGACAGGATGACAGTCCACGGCAAAGCCGAGGAGTTTGCTAAAAGAGAGGGCCTAACCTACGTCTCTCACTGGCTCAACCCCTACTTCATCGAGGGGACCAAAACGGTTGCATTTGAGGTTTACGAGCAGGTCGGCCTTCCTGACTACGTTCTGGTTCCAACGGGAAGCGGAACGCTCTTCCTCGGCCTCTGGAAGGGTTTCAAGGAGCTTGAGGAGATGGGCGAGATATCAAAGCTTCCCGTTTTCGTC
The sequence above is drawn from the Thermococcus sp. genome and encodes:
- a CDS encoding pyridoxal-phosphate dependent enzyme codes for the protein MLRCTRCGKTYPESFRLKCDCGGTLLVEREHYDFFGSLLNYLDMRRYLNFLPIGGNYLPPAVPAITPTVPLDINGVLAIFKLDYLQPSGSFKDRGTFVTVGKLMEEGIGEVVLDSSGNAALSFALYSLPAGVKAHIFVSYDAMPGKVSLLQRLGAVLHFVDGDRMTVHGKAEEFAKREGLTYVSHWLNPYFIEGTKTVAFEVYEQVGLPDYVLVPTGSGTLFLGLWKGFKELEEMGEISKLPVFVAVQASGYESLCERSTVKNNLADGIAIPNPPRLEEMRRVLEETNGLCVSVDEIETKGALSWLKRMGLLVEPTSAVVLSALWKLIETGEIPNGSKVLLPLTGSGLKLTEGI
- the udp gene encoding uridine phosphorylase, translated to MVEKFISAERPQTEEGYQYHIACKPGDVARYVLLPGDPERVPKISSLWDEAKEIAFHREYRTHTGKYKGVPISVTSTGIGGPSTAIAVEELAAIGADTFIRVGSTGAIQPGMEIGDLIIARAAVRLEGTSKQYVRVEYPAVADLEVTMALIEAAESLGVRYHLGITASTDSFYLGQGRPGLNGYFPSFARNILDDLRQARVTNFEMEAATLYTLANIYGLRAGCVCAVFANRITNEFGKAGEREAALVASEAVKILHEWDEEKEKAGKRVWFPGLRG